A region of Trueperaceae bacterium DNA encodes the following proteins:
- a CDS encoding zinc-dependent alcohol dehydrogenase family protein: protein MTAARILAPNQVAVERLELPKPAAGEVLIEVARAGVCGTDIHILRGQYELARLPVTPGHEFAGTVVAVGEGVLRRRVGDRVTVDPNVACLTCDECLRGAFNQCVDLQAIGVTRDGAFARYLVAPERSVYPIGDLSFEVAALIEPLACVAWGLCRLTLPSGYSALIYGAGPMGCLLLQALRTAGAVRVAMVDVVESRLAIAKELGADAALTPDEARRLDTFAPSGFELVVDATGVPSVLEAAMARVRPAGTIWVFGVAPEVSRISVSPYQLFRRDLTLMGSFAVNRTFPEAISLIRSGAVRTEPLISHVLPIEEFREGLEVAQHDPSRMKVQFSLDGTR, encoded by the coding sequence ATGACTGCCGCGCGGATCCTGGCGCCGAACCAGGTAGCGGTCGAGCGACTGGAGTTGCCGAAGCCCGCCGCCGGCGAGGTGCTCATCGAGGTTGCCCGGGCAGGCGTGTGCGGAACGGATATCCACATCCTGCGCGGGCAGTATGAGCTCGCCAGGCTACCCGTCACGCCTGGTCACGAGTTCGCGGGAACTGTCGTGGCGGTCGGCGAGGGAGTACTCAGGCGCAGGGTTGGGGACCGCGTTACCGTCGATCCCAACGTCGCCTGTCTGACTTGCGACGAGTGTCTGCGCGGCGCTTTCAACCAGTGCGTCGACCTCCAGGCGATCGGCGTCACGCGTGACGGGGCCTTCGCCCGCTACCTGGTGGCGCCCGAGCGCAGCGTCTACCCGATCGGTGACCTGTCGTTCGAGGTCGCTGCGCTGATCGAGCCGCTCGCCTGCGTGGCCTGGGGGCTGTGTCGGCTCACCTTGCCTAGTGGATACAGCGCCTTGATCTACGGCGCAGGGCCGATGGGCTGTCTTCTGTTGCAGGCGCTCAGAACGGCCGGAGCGGTTAGGGTCGCGATGGTCGACGTGGTCGAGAGCCGACTCGCGATCGCCAAGGAGTTGGGAGCCGACGCTGCGCTCACACCCGACGAAGCACGCCGCCTCGACACTTTCGCTCCCTCCGGCTTCGAACTGGTGGTCGACGCCACCGGTGTCCCCTCGGTCCTGGAGGCCGCCATGGCTCGAGTCCGCCCAGCCGGCACGATATGGGTGTTCGGGGTTGCGCCCGAGGTGTCCCGGATCTCCGTCTCCCCGTACCAGCTCTTCCGCAGAGACCTCACTCTGATGGGCTCTTTCGCCGTGAACCGAACCTTCCCGGAGGCCATATCGCTGATCCGTTCCGGCGCGGTCCGCACCGAACCATTGATCTCGCATGTGCTTCCCATCGAGGAGTTCCGTGAGGGGCTGGAGGTCGCCCAGCACGATCCGAGTCGCATGAAGGTGCAGTTCAGCCTGGACGGTACGCGGTGA